One Nostocoides sp. HKS02 genomic window carries:
- the nirD gene encoding nitrite reductase small subunit NirD, with protein MTDLLHRAEAAAPALTEVCRLKALPPERGAAALVRGVQVALFRTFDDTVYAVQQRDPYSGANVISRGIVGSRGDAPTVASPMYKQVFDLRTGACLDPVGKDPRDLVTYVVVVRDGVVHLGDARTPEPGRGSG; from the coding sequence ATGACCGACCTGCTGCACCGCGCCGAGGCGGCCGCCCCCGCCCTCACCGAGGTGTGCCGGCTCAAGGCCCTGCCGCCCGAGCGCGGTGCCGCGGCGCTCGTGCGTGGGGTCCAGGTCGCGCTCTTCCGCACCTTCGACGACACCGTGTATGCCGTGCAGCAGCGCGACCCGTACAGCGGGGCGAACGTGATCTCGCGCGGCATCGTCGGGTCCCGGGGTGACGCCCCGACCGTCGCGTCACCCATGTACAAGCAGGTCTTCGACCTGCGGACCGGCGCCTGCCTCGACCCGGTGGGCAAGGACCCGCGAGACCTGGTCACCTATGTCGTCGTCGTGCGCGATGGCGTGGTCCACCTCGGGGACGCCCGCACACCCGAGCCGGGGCGGGGCTCGGGATGA
- the fahA gene encoding fumarylacetoacetase, whose translation MTTWLDVPADHPFGIHNLPYGIFSTEGTAPRVGVRIGDWVLDAGACAERAGMESGEVWLTPSLNSFLAQGREAWAAGRAFLHEQLTDDCHRDSVEPYLLPVADVTMHLPIEVADYVDFYASEHHATNVGRIFRPDSAPLTPNWKHLPIGYHGRAGTVVVSGTDVVRPTGQRKAPSDAEPTFGPSIRLDIEAELGFVVGDATQVGDRVGIDDAEDHLFGVVLLNDWSARDIQAWEYVPLGPFLGKSFATSISPWVVPLEALAAARVPLPGQDPEPLEYLRGERPAAGLDVHYEVELNGTVVARPEYRDLYWSPAQMLAHLTVNGASLRNGDLFGSGTISGAAKDTRGSLLELSWNGAEPIALDDGTTRTFLADGDTVTLRAWAPGPDGAPVGLGEVTGTIQPAR comes from the coding sequence ATGACCACCTGGTTGGACGTCCCTGCCGACCACCCGTTCGGGATCCACAACCTGCCCTACGGGATCTTCTCGACCGAGGGCACTGCGCCGCGGGTCGGGGTGCGCATCGGCGACTGGGTGCTCGACGCCGGAGCCTGCGCCGAGCGGGCCGGCATGGAGTCGGGCGAGGTCTGGCTCACCCCGAGCCTCAACTCCTTCCTCGCTCAGGGGCGCGAGGCCTGGGCGGCGGGCCGGGCGTTCTTGCACGAGCAGCTCACCGACGACTGCCACCGTGACAGCGTCGAGCCGTACCTCCTGCCCGTCGCCGACGTCACGATGCACCTGCCGATCGAGGTGGCCGACTACGTCGACTTCTACGCCAGCGAGCACCACGCGACGAACGTCGGGCGCATCTTCAGGCCCGACTCGGCCCCGTTGACGCCCAACTGGAAACACCTGCCGATCGGGTACCACGGGCGCGCCGGCACGGTCGTCGTCTCGGGGACCGACGTGGTGCGGCCGACCGGCCAGCGCAAGGCCCCCAGCGACGCAGAGCCCACCTTTGGCCCGAGCATCCGCCTCGACATCGAGGCCGAGCTCGGCTTCGTCGTCGGCGACGCGACCCAGGTCGGCGACCGCGTCGGCATCGACGACGCCGAGGACCACCTGTTCGGCGTGGTCCTGCTCAACGACTGGAGCGCGCGCGACATCCAGGCCTGGGAGTACGTGCCGCTCGGGCCGTTCCTCGGCAAGTCGTTCGCCACGTCGATCTCGCCCTGGGTGGTCCCCCTGGAGGCGCTCGCGGCTGCCCGCGTGCCGCTGCCGGGACAAGACCCCGAGCCGCTGGAGTACCTGCGCGGCGAGCGCCCGGCAGCCGGCCTCGACGTGCACTACGAGGTGGAGCTCAACGGGACCGTCGTGGCCCGGCCCGAGTACCGCGACCTGTACTGGTCACCGGCGCAGATGCTCGCCCACCTCACGGTCAACGGCGCATCGCTGCGCAACGGCGACCTGTTCGGCTCGGGCACGATCTCCGGGGCGGCCAAGGACACCCGCGGCAGCCTGCTCGAGCTCTCGTGGAACGGCGCGGAGCCGATCGCACTCGACGACGGCACCACCCGGACGTTCCTGGCGGATGGCGACACGGTCACCCTGCGCGCGTGGGCACCCGGCCCGGACGGCGCCCCGGTCGGGCTCGGCGAGGTGACCGGCACGATCCAGCCGGCCCGCTGA
- a CDS encoding bifunctional UDP-sugar hydrolase/5'-nucleotidase: MPATRTVHPPPAGGGRSRRDVLTMAVVGGAGAAAAFFAPVGSAQAAQEREPGSSPRRTAYRITVMGTTDLHGTILNWDYFQDAEYDDPQHNDVGLAKIATLVAAVRAERGADRTLLLDAGDLIQGSPLAQYYATIAPLSEGSVHPMAMVMNQLRYDAAALGNHEFSFGVDTLRAFAGQCAFPLLSANTLDWVSGAPAFAPYLIRTFAVPGVATPLTVGVLGLVTPGVALWERDNVEGQLRFGGVVEQAQVWVPRLKKAGCDVVVVACHSGATPGSSYGAALPFPENAATQLAQQVAGVDAVLVGHAEEEIPERFVASTVTPGRKVLLTEPLRWGMRLSVMDLDVLHDGSAWHLTKARAHLLNANTVDEDPVVAELVRDDHAVVRTYMSSVIGSCTVALSTATARFEHTAALDFINSVQADTVKDALSGTPDESLPVLSATAPLSRAASIPTGDVTVRDVAGLYPDDATLLGIRLTGGQLKDYLEHSAAYFSTIGGRGPFAPDDVTGAASPKTGAPIPDQDYDVVGGLDTPLSYDLDLTQPVGQRVVNLRYAGEPIDPAAAFVVAISSHRQSGAGGFPGVTTAPVVYNAQVEIRQLIIDWVTEQGSIDPAAFTTNSWRLVAGTDPVVVR; the protein is encoded by the coding sequence ATGCCGGCGACCCGCACCGTGCACCCGCCGCCCGCGGGCGGCGGCCGGTCGCGTCGTGACGTTCTCACCATGGCCGTGGTCGGCGGTGCGGGCGCGGCCGCGGCGTTCTTCGCCCCCGTCGGCAGCGCCCAGGCCGCGCAGGAACGCGAGCCGGGCTCTTCGCCGCGCCGCACGGCATACCGGATCACCGTCATGGGCACGACGGACCTGCACGGCACCATCCTGAACTGGGACTACTTCCAGGACGCCGAGTACGACGACCCGCAGCACAACGACGTCGGACTCGCCAAGATCGCGACCCTGGTCGCTGCAGTCCGGGCAGAGCGCGGAGCCGACCGCACGCTCCTGCTCGATGCCGGCGACCTGATCCAGGGCAGCCCGTTGGCCCAGTACTACGCCACGATCGCCCCCCTCAGCGAGGGTTCCGTGCACCCCATGGCCATGGTCATGAACCAGCTGCGTTACGACGCGGCCGCACTCGGAAACCACGAGTTCAGCTTCGGCGTCGACACCCTGCGCGCGTTCGCGGGCCAGTGCGCGTTTCCGCTGCTGTCGGCCAACACCCTCGACTGGGTCAGCGGGGCGCCCGCGTTCGCGCCGTATCTCATCCGCACCTTCGCTGTGCCCGGGGTCGCCACGCCGCTCACGGTCGGGGTGCTCGGACTCGTCACGCCGGGAGTGGCGCTCTGGGAGCGCGACAACGTCGAGGGGCAGCTGCGCTTCGGCGGCGTCGTCGAGCAGGCACAGGTCTGGGTGCCCAGGCTCAAGAAGGCCGGCTGCGACGTGGTGGTCGTGGCCTGTCACTCGGGCGCGACGCCCGGCTCGTCGTACGGAGCTGCCCTGCCGTTCCCCGAGAATGCCGCGACGCAGCTCGCCCAGCAGGTCGCCGGGGTGGACGCGGTCCTCGTCGGGCACGCCGAGGAGGAGATCCCGGAGCGTTTCGTCGCGAGCACGGTGACGCCGGGCCGAAAGGTGTTGCTGACCGAGCCACTCCGGTGGGGTATGCGCCTGTCGGTGATGGACCTCGACGTCCTGCACGACGGCTCCGCGTGGCACCTCACCAAGGCTCGGGCCCACCTGCTCAACGCCAACACCGTGGACGAGGACCCCGTGGTGGCCGAGCTGGTCCGGGACGACCACGCGGTCGTGCGCACGTACATGAGCTCGGTGATCGGGTCGTGCACGGTCGCGTTGTCCACCGCCACCGCGAGGTTCGAGCACACTGCGGCACTCGACTTCATCAACTCGGTGCAGGCCGACACCGTCAAGGACGCCCTGTCGGGCACACCCGACGAGTCGTTGCCCGTGCTGTCCGCGACGGCTCCGCTCAGCCGGGCGGCGTCGATCCCGACGGGTGACGTGACCGTGCGCGACGTGGCCGGGCTGTACCCGGACGACGCGACCCTGCTCGGGATCCGGTTGACCGGCGGCCAGCTCAAGGACTACCTCGAGCACTCGGCGGCCTACTTCAGCACCATCGGTGGGCGGGGTCCGTTCGCCCCCGACGACGTGACCGGGGCGGCCAGCCCGAAAACCGGGGCCCCGATCCCTGACCAGGACTACGACGTGGTGGGCGGACTAGACACCCCACTGTCCTACGACCTCGACCTCACGCAGCCGGTCGGTCAGCGCGTCGTCAACCTGCGCTATGCCGGCGAGCCCATCGATCCCGCGGCTGCCTTCGTGGTCGCGATCAGCAGCCACCGCCAGTCCGGGGCTGGGGGCTTCCCCGGGGTCACGACTGCCCCGGTGGTCTACAACGCGCAGGTCGAGATCCGCCAACTGATCATCGACTGGGTGACCGAGCAGGGCTCCATCGACCCCGCTGCGTTCACGACCAACTCGTGGCGACTGGTCGCCGGCACCGACCCCGTCGTCGTCAGGTGA
- a CDS encoding uroporphyrinogen-III synthase yields MTARLGQVMAGCVILVTADRRSGELASALSRRGATVRHAPALSIVPHVHDDELLLATKQLLDAPADIVVITTGIGFRGWVEAADAAGVADELVAMLSGARLIARGPKAHGALQAAGLQADWVAESETSAEILDLLLAEGVAGQRVAVQHHGAGADGLDTELAAAGAEIHSLVVYRWGPPPDPVAVQLSVVAAAAGEIDAVVFTSAPGVAAWLQAVDDQGLGHEIAARLEAGNMVTAAVGPVTARPLQDRGIQPIIPDRGRLGALVRALVSHYEHAQTTAVSTAAGRLQVRRTVALLDGHVMPVSPNGLEVLRLLTAAGGDVVTREQVLAVLPGDSNDPHTAEVAVARVREVCGGRALIQTVVKRGYRLAVT; encoded by the coding sequence ATGACGGCGCGGCTCGGACAGGTGATGGCGGGGTGCGTCATCCTCGTCACCGCCGATCGCCGCTCGGGCGAGCTGGCTTCTGCCCTCAGCCGGCGCGGCGCCACGGTCCGGCACGCGCCCGCCCTCAGCATCGTCCCGCACGTGCATGACGACGAGCTGCTGCTCGCCACCAAGCAGCTGCTCGACGCCCCCGCCGACATCGTCGTCATCACCACAGGCATCGGCTTCCGCGGCTGGGTCGAGGCGGCGGACGCCGCGGGAGTGGCCGACGAGCTCGTGGCGATGCTCTCGGGCGCGCGGCTCATCGCCCGCGGGCCGAAGGCGCACGGCGCGCTGCAGGCAGCGGGTCTCCAGGCCGACTGGGTGGCCGAGTCCGAAACCTCGGCCGAGATCCTCGACCTGCTCCTGGCCGAGGGCGTCGCCGGCCAGCGGGTCGCCGTCCAGCACCACGGCGCTGGCGCCGACGGGCTCGACACCGAGCTGGCCGCCGCCGGGGCAGAGATCCACAGCCTGGTCGTCTACCGGTGGGGACCGCCTCCGGACCCCGTGGCGGTGCAGCTGTCCGTGGTTGCGGCCGCGGCGGGCGAGATCGACGCGGTCGTCTTCACCTCCGCTCCGGGCGTGGCCGCCTGGCTGCAGGCGGTTGACGACCAGGGCCTGGGTCATGAGATCGCGGCACGGCTGGAGGCTGGCAACATGGTGACGGCCGCAGTGGGACCCGTCACGGCAAGGCCGTTGCAGGACAGAGGAATTCAGCCGATCATCCCCGATCGAGGCAGACTGGGCGCACTGGTGCGGGCTCTGGTCAGCCACTACGAGCACGCGCAGACCACGGCTGTCTCCACCGCCGCGGGTCGCCTCCAGGTGCGTCGCACGGTGGCCCTGTTGGACGGACACGTCATGCCGGTCTCGCCGAACGGGCTGGAGGTGTTGCGCCTGCTCACCGCCGCAGGCGGTGACGTGGTCACGCGCGAGCAGGTGCTGGCCGTGCTCCCCGGCGACTCGAACGACCCGCATACGGCCGAGGTCGCCGTGGCCCGGGTGCGGGAGGTGTGTGGGGGTCGTGCGCTCATCCAGACGGTCGTCAAGCGTGGCTACCGCCTGGCCGTCACCTGA
- a CDS encoding homogentisate 1,2-dioxygenase, which produces MAFYQHQGSIPPKRHTQHRRPAGRGAKGELYYEELMGEEGFSSDSSLLYHRNIPSTILAARDWVPGNLSTTPNHPLQPRHLKLHDLFSPQDVKGTDVVTGRRLVLGNGDVRISYAVAGAPSPWYRNGIGDECVYVERGRARVETVFGAFDVAEGDYLVIPRATTHRWIPKRSTKDPLRTYCIEANSHIAPPKRYLSKYGQLLEHAPYCERDLRAPEGPLLAEDAGAAAGDETEVYIKHRGNGPSGIVGTIHTLPFHPLDVVGWDGCLYPYAFNVRDFEPITGRVHQPPPVHQVFEGWNFVICNFVPRKVDYHPLSIPVPYYHSNVDSDEIMFYVDGDYEARKGSGIGKGSISVHPGGHAHGPQPGASEASIGVEFFDELAVMVDTFRPLELGEAGLAVDDGQYALSWSGAARGADRSAGTAEGADYSIG; this is translated from the coding sequence ATGGCGTTCTACCAGCACCAGGGCAGCATCCCGCCGAAACGGCACACCCAACACCGCCGACCGGCGGGCCGCGGCGCCAAGGGCGAGCTCTACTACGAGGAGCTCATGGGGGAGGAAGGGTTCTCGTCGGACTCCTCGCTGCTCTACCACCGCAACATCCCCTCGACCATCCTCGCGGCGCGGGACTGGGTCCCGGGCAACCTGTCGACCACCCCGAACCACCCGCTCCAGCCGCGCCACCTCAAGCTCCACGACCTGTTCTCCCCCCAGGACGTCAAGGGCACCGACGTGGTCACCGGCCGGCGCCTGGTGCTCGGGAACGGTGACGTGCGGATCTCGTATGCCGTGGCCGGGGCGCCCAGCCCGTGGTACCGCAACGGAATCGGTGACGAGTGCGTGTACGTCGAGCGTGGGCGAGCTCGTGTCGAGACGGTCTTCGGGGCGTTCGACGTGGCCGAGGGCGACTACCTGGTCATCCCGCGCGCGACCACCCACCGCTGGATCCCGAAACGGTCGACCAAGGACCCGCTGCGCACGTACTGCATCGAGGCGAACAGCCACATCGCCCCACCCAAGCGGTACCTGTCCAAGTACGGGCAGCTCCTCGAGCACGCGCCGTACTGCGAGCGCGACCTGCGCGCGCCCGAGGGTCCGCTGCTGGCCGAGGACGCCGGAGCGGCGGCGGGCGACGAGACCGAGGTCTACATCAAGCACCGGGGCAACGGGCCGTCCGGGATCGTGGGGACCATCCACACGCTGCCCTTCCACCCGCTCGACGTCGTCGGCTGGGACGGCTGCCTCTACCCCTATGCCTTCAACGTGCGCGACTTCGAGCCGATCACCGGTCGCGTGCACCAGCCGCCGCCGGTGCACCAGGTCTTCGAGGGCTGGAACTTCGTCATCTGCAACTTCGTGCCGCGCAAGGTCGACTACCACCCGTTGTCGATCCCGGTGCCGTACTACCACTCGAACGTCGACAGCGACGAGATCATGTTCTACGTCGACGGTGACTACGAGGCCCGCAAGGGGTCCGGCATCGGCAAGGGCTCGATCTCCGTGCACCCGGGGGGCCACGCCCACGGGCCACAACCGGGCGCGTCCGAGGCGTCGATCGGGGTCGAGTTCTTCGACGAGCTGGCGGTCATGGTCGACACCTTCCGCCCGCTGGAGCTCGGCGAAGCGGGCCTCGCGGTCGACGACGGGCAGTACGCGCTGTCGTGGAGCGGCGCTGCGCGCGGTGCCGACCGGTCGGCGGGCACGGCCGAGGGGGCCGACTACAGCATCGGGTGA